From a region of the Haloferax volcanii DS2 genome:
- a CDS encoding molybdopterin synthase, with protein MHVLGIVGAGATTLCDRLAAQLDGRVATVESLPESATEPESTDGVAAAYGLSPDGNWVGSGDDRDLDGLLDDLSAEYDYALLSGFPDARVPTVALAGVDAANVVAEAETADAADVASLAAEIDSHEPHVTLETLVERAKADPLEVYAGAIATFTGRVRAKESEDDDPTLSLEFEKYDGVAESKMDAISEELEARDGVLRVLMHHRVGVVEDGADIVFVVVLAGHRREAFRTVEDGIDRLKDEVPIFKKETTTDEEFWVHDR; from the coding sequence ATGCACGTCCTCGGAATCGTCGGCGCGGGCGCGACAACGCTCTGCGACCGACTCGCCGCGCAGTTGGACGGCCGCGTCGCCACCGTGGAATCGCTCCCCGAGAGCGCGACCGAACCGGAGTCGACAGACGGCGTCGCCGCAGCTTACGGGCTCTCGCCGGACGGTAACTGGGTCGGGTCCGGCGACGACCGCGACCTCGATGGACTCCTCGACGACCTCTCGGCCGAGTACGACTACGCGCTCCTCTCGGGGTTCCCCGACGCGCGCGTCCCGACGGTCGCGCTCGCGGGTGTCGACGCGGCGAACGTCGTCGCGGAGGCCGAAACGGCCGACGCCGCGGACGTGGCGTCTCTCGCCGCCGAAATCGACTCTCACGAGCCGCACGTCACGCTCGAAACGCTGGTCGAGCGCGCGAAGGCCGACCCGCTGGAAGTGTACGCCGGCGCGATTGCGACGTTCACCGGGCGGGTGCGCGCGAAGGAGTCCGAAGACGACGACCCGACGCTGAGCCTCGAATTCGAGAAGTACGACGGCGTCGCGGAGTCGAAGATGGACGCGATTTCCGAGGAACTGGAGGCGCGCGACGGCGTCCTCCGCGTCCTCATGCACCACCGGGTGGGCGTCGTCGAAGACGGCGCGGACATCGTGTTCGTCGTCGTCCTCGCGGGGCACCGCCGAGAGGCGTTCCGGACGGTCGAAGACGGCATCGACCGCCTGAAAGACGAGGTGCCGATTTTTAAGAAGGAGACGACCACCGACGAGGAGTTCTGGGTCCACGACCGCTGA
- the pyrH gene encoding UMP kinase produces the protein MRVVISIGGSVLAPDLDARRVEGHASVVETLARDGCEIGAVVGGGGVARDYIGAARDLGANEVQLDQIGIDVTRINARLLIAALGSQVDPKVAHDYEDAGDAIRRGDISVMGGVMPGQTTDAVAAALAEYVDADLLVYATSVDGVFSADPNSDPDATKFEEMTAAELVDVIGDIEMNAGSSAPVDLLAAKLIERAKMRTIVLDGTDPDRITPAVLRGEHTGTDIIPEGGDEPTYWAP, from the coding sequence ATGAGAGTCGTCATCTCCATCGGCGGAAGCGTGCTCGCGCCGGACCTCGACGCTCGACGCGTGGAGGGTCACGCCTCCGTCGTCGAAACGCTCGCGCGGGACGGGTGCGAAATCGGTGCGGTCGTCGGCGGCGGCGGCGTCGCCCGCGACTACATCGGCGCTGCCCGTGACCTCGGCGCGAACGAGGTCCAACTCGACCAAATCGGCATCGACGTGACCAGAATCAACGCCCGCCTGCTCATCGCGGCGCTCGGCTCGCAGGTCGATCCCAAGGTCGCCCACGACTACGAGGACGCCGGCGACGCCATCCGGCGCGGCGACATCTCGGTGATGGGCGGCGTCATGCCCGGCCAGACCACCGACGCCGTCGCGGCCGCGCTCGCAGAATACGTCGACGCCGACCTGCTCGTCTACGCGACCAGCGTCGACGGCGTCTTCAGCGCCGACCCGAACAGCGACCCCGACGCGACGAAGTTCGAGGAGATGACCGCCGCGGAACTCGTCGACGTCATCGGCGACATCGAGATGAACGCCGGGTCGTCCGCCCCGGTCGACCTCCTCGCCGCGAAGCTCATCGAGCGCGCGAAGATGCGCACCATCGTCCTCGACGGCACGGACCCCGACCGCATCACGCCCGCCGTCCTCCGCGGCGAGCACACGGGAACCGATATCATCCCCGAGGGCGGCGACGAACCCACCTACTGGGCTCCCTGA
- the lysS gene encoding lysine--tRNA ligase, translating into MTTDDPSRGDASAADATDGDADATHHGFWADEVADEIEARDPDEPVVVKGGVSPSGVAHLGNFNEIMRGYFVAEVLRERGHEVRQVFTSDDKDPLRKLPRKLADADGNIVGLGEVDAGALGRNLGKPYTSIPDPFGEAESYAAHFAALLKADADRLGVPVEMISNTELYDNGDFDPVVEHVLDHADTAREVLGEYQSKVDEDYVPFNPVCAECGKITETVTDIDLDAGTVDYVCTDMTVGDNTIDGCGHEGTATFREGKLPWRFEWPGQWQVLGVDFEPFGKDHAEGSWPSGKDIAENVLGIEPPVPMVYEWFTLNGEALSSSAGNIVTVAEMLDLLEPEVLRYFFALNPRKARDLDLTRLDQLVDDFDRFERAYFGEVDDESLTRFAERAYPFVVDEVREDRVRLPYTFAAVLGMTDDENLRVKMARNEGFFDEDTPDEVVEEALGRVERARRWAEKMDNQYNYRLQVDLPEFDFEPAVEAALDELADFVEKNHDGEAIQGEIYETARRHDIEMGDFFAAGYRLFFDAEQGPRLGGFLGELERDFVVTRLRRED; encoded by the coding sequence ATGACGACCGACGACCCCTCCCGCGGCGACGCCTCCGCCGCGGACGCGACCGACGGCGATGCCGACGCCACCCACCACGGCTTCTGGGCCGACGAGGTCGCCGACGAAATCGAGGCACGCGACCCCGACGAACCGGTCGTCGTCAAAGGTGGCGTCTCCCCCTCGGGCGTGGCTCACCTCGGCAACTTCAACGAGATTATGCGCGGCTACTTCGTCGCCGAGGTGCTCCGCGAGCGCGGCCACGAGGTCCGGCAGGTGTTCACCAGCGACGACAAAGACCCCCTCCGGAAGCTCCCGCGAAAGCTCGCGGACGCCGACGGCAACATCGTCGGGCTCGGCGAGGTCGACGCCGGCGCCCTCGGCCGCAACCTCGGCAAGCCGTACACGTCGATTCCGGACCCGTTCGGCGAGGCCGAGTCGTACGCGGCGCACTTCGCGGCGCTCCTGAAGGCCGACGCCGACCGCCTCGGCGTCCCGGTGGAGATGATTTCCAACACCGAACTGTACGACAACGGCGACTTCGACCCCGTGGTCGAACACGTCCTCGACCACGCCGACACCGCCCGCGAGGTGCTGGGCGAGTACCAGTCGAAGGTCGACGAGGACTACGTTCCCTTCAACCCCGTCTGCGCCGAGTGCGGTAAAATCACGGAGACGGTCACGGACATCGACCTCGACGCGGGAACCGTCGACTACGTCTGTACCGACATGACCGTCGGCGACAACACCATCGACGGCTGCGGCCACGAGGGGACCGCGACGTTCCGCGAGGGCAAACTGCCGTGGCGCTTCGAGTGGCCCGGCCAGTGGCAGGTCCTCGGCGTCGACTTCGAGCCGTTCGGCAAGGACCACGCCGAGGGCTCGTGGCCCTCCGGCAAGGACATCGCCGAGAACGTCCTCGGAATCGAGCCGCCGGTGCCGATGGTGTACGAGTGGTTCACGCTCAACGGCGAGGCGCTGTCGTCGTCCGCCGGCAACATCGTCACCGTCGCGGAGATGCTCGACCTGCTCGAACCCGAGGTGCTCCGGTACTTCTTCGCGCTCAACCCGCGGAAGGCCCGCGACCTCGACCTCACGCGACTCGACCAGCTCGTGGACGACTTCGACCGCTTCGAGCGCGCCTACTTCGGCGAGGTCGACGACGAGAGCCTGACTCGCTTCGCCGAGCGCGCCTACCCGTTCGTCGTCGACGAGGTCCGCGAGGACCGGGTTCGACTCCCGTACACGTTCGCGGCCGTCCTCGGCATGACCGACGACGAGAACCTCCGCGTCAAGATGGCCCGCAACGAGGGCTTCTTCGATGAGGACACCCCCGACGAGGTGGTCGAGGAGGCGCTCGGCCGGGTCGAACGCGCCCGCCGCTGGGCCGAGAAGATGGACAACCAGTACAACTACCGCTTGCAGGTCGACCTCCCCGAGTTCGACTTCGAGCCCGCCGTCGAGGCCGCGCTTGACGAACTGGCCGACTTCGTCGAGAAGAACCACGACGGCGAGGCGATTCAGGGCGAAATCTACGAGACGGCGCGCCGCCACGACATCGAGATGGGCGACTTCTTCGCCGCCGGCTACCGGCTGTTCTTCGACGCCGAACAGGGGCCGCGACTCGGCGGGTTCCTCGGCGAGCTGGAGCGCGACTTCGTCGTCACGCGACTCCGACGCGAGGACTGA
- a CDS encoding LURP-one-related/scramblase family protein, with amino-acid sequence MFDSSRYEVRQKVSISNKYVVYEGDDPVLSAKQKKFKLKEDFRLNDHDTGEERFRVKADSVLDVSAAYDIVDSRTDERVGAVKRGAFSFAKHTYQLLGPDGSVAGRIVEDSVPMAVARRLVTTLIPFSYRIEDAAGEEVGAVDGRFSLRDKYTVDVDRERIDPRLAVVGAVVIDAIEEN; translated from the coding sequence GTGTTCGACAGTTCCCGCTACGAGGTCCGACAGAAGGTGTCCATCAGCAACAAGTACGTCGTCTACGAGGGCGACGACCCCGTCCTCTCGGCGAAGCAAAAGAAGTTCAAACTGAAAGAGGACTTCCGGCTGAACGACCACGACACCGGCGAGGAGCGCTTCCGCGTCAAGGCCGACAGCGTCCTCGACGTGTCGGCGGCCTACGACATCGTCGACAGCCGGACCGACGAGCGCGTCGGCGCGGTCAAACGCGGCGCGTTCTCGTTCGCCAAACACACCTACCAACTGCTCGGCCCCGACGGCTCGGTCGCGGGGCGAATCGTCGAGGACAGCGTCCCGATGGCGGTCGCCAGACGGCTCGTCACGACGCTCATTCCCTTCTCGTACCGCATCGAGGACGCGGCCGGCGAGGAAGTCGGCGCGGTAGACGGGCGGTTCTCGCTCCGGGACAAGTACACCGTCGACGTGGACCGCGAGCGTATCGACCCGCGACTCGCCGTCGTCGGCGCGGTCGTGATAGACGCCATCGAGGAGAACTGA
- a CDS encoding site-2 protease family protein — translation MNTLLWVLAGFIAYSLLAALLRARGILPEYVRVQGPLTTVHTRRGRELLDRIAAPKRFWRAWSNVGLGIALVIMVGTFVLLVFQAVVILQNPPAPTQVNQPQNFLVIPGVNDFLPLSVAPEILFGLLVGLVVHEGGHGVLSRVEGIDVESMGVVLLTILPVGAFVEPSEESQRRADRGGKSRMFAAGVTNNFAVTLVAFALLFGPVIGSISVAPGVAVSGAYAGSPADAAGISGGDRVTAVEGTPVNTTRELDAALLATDAGTVSVELDGERTVSVTRELVVAGSVAGNPANLTVESGSDPIRVTAVNGTAVSTRADFESAVGDSRFARLDTSAGERTIPVGAYITNVAENGPLYNATGTTQPLIVSSFNGERITSSTELQAALDRTDPDQTVAVELYRNGGFETVQVTLGENPQDGNGFLGVNIFQGTSGLLLTDFGTQEYPAGTYLSLLGGDGGDGGGLGSAFAGSPLQLVYVSLLLPLASVVLGIPNFPGFTGEVINFYQVGGPLGFLGGGVFIFANVLFWTAWINLQLGLFNCIPGYPLDGGRILRTSTEAVVSRLPVDDPHTVVRTITTSIGLTMLASLVLMIFGPTLLG, via the coding sequence ATGAACACGCTGCTTTGGGTTCTCGCCGGCTTCATCGCCTACTCTCTCCTCGCGGCGCTGTTGCGTGCTCGCGGTATCCTCCCCGAGTACGTCCGCGTCCAGGGTCCCCTCACGACGGTCCACACCCGTCGCGGCCGCGAACTCCTCGACAGAATCGCCGCCCCCAAGCGGTTCTGGCGGGCGTGGAGCAACGTCGGCCTCGGTATCGCCCTCGTCATCATGGTCGGGACGTTCGTCCTCCTCGTCTTTCAGGCGGTCGTCATCCTCCAGAATCCGCCCGCCCCGACGCAGGTGAACCAGCCGCAGAACTTCCTCGTCATCCCCGGCGTCAACGACTTCCTCCCGCTTTCGGTCGCGCCCGAAATCCTCTTCGGCCTCCTCGTCGGTCTCGTCGTCCACGAGGGCGGCCACGGCGTCCTCAGCCGCGTCGAGGGCATCGACGTGGAGTCGATGGGCGTCGTCCTCCTGACGATACTCCCCGTGGGGGCGTTCGTCGAACCCTCCGAGGAGAGCCAGCGCCGCGCCGACCGCGGCGGCAAGTCGCGGATGTTCGCCGCCGGCGTGACGAACAACTTCGCCGTCACGCTCGTCGCGTTCGCCCTGCTTTTCGGCCCGGTCATCGGCTCTATCTCGGTCGCGCCGGGCGTCGCCGTCTCCGGCGCGTACGCCGGCTCACCGGCCGACGCCGCGGGTATCTCGGGCGGCGACCGCGTGACCGCCGTCGAGGGCACGCCGGTCAACACGACGCGGGAACTCGACGCCGCGCTCCTCGCGACCGACGCGGGGACGGTGTCGGTCGAACTCGACGGCGAGCGGACCGTCTCGGTCACGCGCGAACTCGTCGTCGCCGGCTCCGTCGCCGGCAACCCCGCGAACCTGACCGTCGAGTCCGGCTCCGACCCGATTCGCGTGACCGCGGTCAACGGGACCGCCGTCTCGACGCGCGCCGACTTCGAGTCGGCCGTCGGCGACTCGCGGTTCGCCCGCCTCGACACCTCCGCCGGCGAGCGCACCATCCCGGTCGGCGCATACATCACGAACGTCGCCGAGAACGGCCCGCTGTACAACGCCACGGGGACGACCCAACCCCTCATCGTCTCGTCGTTCAACGGCGAGCGCATCACCTCGTCGACGGAGTTGCAGGCGGCGCTCGACCGGACGGACCCCGACCAGACCGTCGCCGTCGAACTGTACCGAAACGGCGGCTTCGAGACGGTGCAGGTCACGCTCGGCGAGAACCCGCAGGACGGAAACGGGTTCCTCGGCGTCAACATCTTCCAGGGGACGAGCGGCCTGCTCCTGACGGACTTCGGCACGCAGGAGTACCCCGCGGGGACGTACCTCTCGCTTCTCGGCGGTGACGGCGGCGACGGCGGCGGCCTCGGCAGCGCCTTCGCCGGGTCGCCCCTCCAGCTCGTCTACGTATCGCTCCTGTTGCCCCTCGCGTCGGTCGTCCTCGGGATTCCGAACTTCCCCGGCTTCACCGGCGAGGTCATCAACTTCTACCAGGTCGGCGGCCCGCTCGGCTTCCTCGGCGGCGGCGTCTTCATCTTCGCCAACGTCCTGTTCTGGACGGCGTGGATAAACCTCCAGCTGGGGCTTTTCAACTGCATCCCCGGCTACCCGCTCGACGGCGGTCGCATCCTCCGGACCTCGACCGAGGCCGTGGTCTCGCGACTCCCGGTCGACGACCCCCACACCGTCGTCCGGACCATCACGACCTCAATCGGGCTCACGATGCTCGCGTCGCTCGTGCTCATGATATTCGGGCCGACGCTCCTCGGCTGA
- a CDS encoding heme-binding protein, whose product MVEAPQTDEGWFALHDFRTVDWDAWRDAPDRERRRAIEEGVAYLDAHEAVEDAEAGASAVFSVLGHKADFVVVHFRPTLDDISRAERQFERTALAAFTEQPTSYVSVTEVSGYVSDDYFEGNEEDIDAGLLRYIEGKLKPDIPEDTYMSFYPMSKRRGEEHNWYDLSFDERRDLMSTHGDTGRQYAGKIKQVIASSVGFDDYEWGVTLFGDDPTDIKDIVYEMRFDEVSSKYGEFGQFYVGRRFPPSDLGAFLAGDGVPTSEFGDESHHGAHAHGEGGHHGEGGDGHHHHDDGDGDHPHGDDGDEAADEDIRGQLEDLNIYAGKPHGEDVYATVLYSEADADELFEEVEGLRGNFDHYPTHVKTAVYEANERGRVAVVSIWETASAAETAAGFLSELPGIVERAGEGSGFGTMGMFYTVKSEHRGDFVEKFGTVGGLLEEMDGHFDTDLMVNVEDEDDMFIASQWRSQDDAMEFFRSDAFRDTVQWGRDVLADRPRHVFLA is encoded by the coding sequence ATGGTAGAGGCCCCACAGACCGACGAGGGCTGGTTCGCGCTGCACGACTTCCGAACCGTCGACTGGGACGCGTGGCGTGATGCGCCCGACCGCGAGCGCCGCCGCGCAATCGAGGAGGGCGTCGCGTACCTCGACGCCCACGAGGCGGTCGAGGACGCCGAGGCGGGCGCGTCCGCCGTCTTCTCCGTGCTCGGCCACAAGGCGGACTTCGTGGTCGTCCACTTCCGGCCGACGCTCGACGACATCTCCCGCGCCGAACGGCAGTTCGAGCGGACCGCGCTCGCGGCCTTCACCGAGCAGCCGACCTCCTACGTCTCCGTCACCGAGGTGTCCGGTTACGTCTCGGACGACTACTTCGAGGGTAACGAGGAGGACATCGACGCCGGCCTGCTGCGCTACATCGAGGGCAAGCTCAAGCCCGACATCCCGGAGGACACCTACATGTCCTTCTACCCGATGTCGAAGCGCCGCGGCGAGGAGCACAACTGGTACGACCTCTCGTTCGACGAGCGCCGCGACCTGATGTCCACCCACGGCGACACCGGCCGGCAGTACGCCGGGAAAATCAAGCAGGTCATCGCCTCCTCGGTCGGCTTCGACGACTACGAGTGGGGCGTCACCCTGTTCGGTGACGACCCGACCGACATCAAGGACATCGTCTACGAGATGCGCTTCGACGAGGTGTCCTCGAAGTACGGCGAGTTCGGCCAGTTCTACGTCGGCCGGCGCTTCCCGCCGTCGGACCTCGGCGCGTTCCTCGCGGGCGACGGCGTCCCGACGAGCGAGTTCGGCGACGAGTCCCACCACGGTGCGCACGCGCACGGTGAGGGCGGCCACCACGGCGAGGGTGGCGACGGTCACCACCATCACGACGACGGCGACGGCGACCACCCCCACGGCGACGACGGCGACGAGGCCGCAGACGAGGACATCCGCGGTCAGCTCGAAGATCTGAACATCTACGCCGGCAAGCCCCACGGCGAGGACGTGTACGCGACGGTCCTCTACTCCGAGGCCGACGCCGACGAGCTGTTCGAGGAGGTCGAGGGCCTCCGCGGTAACTTCGACCACTATCCGACGCACGTCAAGACGGCCGTCTACGAGGCAAACGAGCGCGGTCGGGTCGCCGTCGTCTCCATCTGGGAGACGGCGTCGGCCGCCGAGACCGCCGCGGGCTTCCTCTCGGAGCTTCCCGGCATCGTCGAGCGCGCCGGCGAGGGGTCCGGCTTCGGCACGATGGGGATGTTCTACACCGTCAAGTCCGAACACCGCGGCGACTTCGTCGAGAAGTTCGGCACCGTCGGTGGCCTCCTCGAAGAGATGGACGGCCACTTCGACACGGACCTGATGGTCAACGTCGAGGACGAAGACGACATGTTCATCGCCAGCCAGTGGCGCTCGCAGGACGACGCCATGGAGTTCTTCCGCTCCGACGCGTTCCGCGACACGGTCCAGTGGGGCCGCGACGTGCTCGCGGACCGCCCGCGACACGTGTTCTTAGCGTAA